The DNA region catatatatatatacatacataatataagtagcatgcatgagaggctaaataaaagttaccactttatcagagtgatgtaaggtcggtaacctccgatttatattatggaataatcattatcgctatatctcaccttgaaggaacaaataacataaggtgagaccaataacaatgaataaaatcgagaaaatcatgaaataggctcaataatctcatactAGCATTAGAATCATAAGCTTTGGGATTTCTAAAaatcactacaagaaaaaggTTTATCTGTGACCAACATTTAGGGACGAGTTAATAATTTCGTCTCTAAAAGTACATTTATTGGGACGAGATTTTATTTCGGTCCTTAATTCTATATTTTATTGCGAAGGTACTAAATCTAGTCCCAAACGAATTTAGTAACTGGTCCAAAATTGTAATTGATGAGACTTGACTAGGAAGATGCCTccaaatataatattaaaatattaaaagGCTACAATTTTCCAAAAAATCTGGCGCTAAAATAGTGTACTAAAATAAAAACTTAGGTTTTCAGCAAAAAATTAGGCGCCAAAAGTAAGAGAAAACGTAGTATACACTGAAATAAAACattctaaaaattaaattaaactcTCTGTCTTCTCAAAACACATGTGGTCACAACTCTTACCATAGTCTCTACACATCGTATCCATCATCTGCTCCGCCATAGATCTACCAATAGATTTCTTAATTCCTCAGATTCTTCTCTTATTCATCAAAAACCTCTCAAGGTACTATTGCTGCTTCTcaatctttgttttttttttctataattttttaTATCTCTTCTGTTATTTCTGTGTTTAGAATCAAAGAGATAAAAACTCAAATCTTTTGATTCTATTTTAGTGTTTTGTATATGCACCAAGTTGGATTTTTGAGCTTATTCTTTTGGGTATGATATGAAAGACCTTTTATTTCTATTTAAGAAACAAATCTTCTGATTACGTTTCAATGTTTTGTATATGCACCAAGTCGAATTTTTGAGCTTATTCTTTTGGATCTGTGTTTATGATCTGAAAAACCTTCCATTTCTATCTAAGAACTCACTCTTTTGATTCTGTTTCAATGTTTTGTATATGCACCAAGTTGAACTTTTGAGCTTATTCTTTTGGATTTGTATTTATGATCTGAAAAACCTTCTATTTCTATTTAAAAACTCAATCTTTATTTCTTTTTAGTATAAGCTGAGTTGGATTTGTGGTCTTATTTTGGTTGTATGAATGTCTTTTTGTTTAGTTTCCAGTAATTTGTGTTGtatgtgttatgggtatgtgttTAGGATTAGAAAGGCCATGTTGAGATTTGACAAGGCAAATAGGGACTAGTCTTGTTACTTTCGGCTAAATACATTTATACCTCATAGCCCATCTAGTCTCTATTGTAATTTGTAATTAGCACTCCTGGAAAATAATAGCATCTGAGAAGATTGCAATactctttttttttgtgtttaacTCTTCCACTCTCAATaggaaaaaattgaaaaagttaTGGAACCCATGTTTTGAAGCAAGGTCTAACCAAATATATGTGAGTTTAACTTTTATGGTCAAACTTTTATAAATGTCTACCTCCATATTGAGTATCCGTAAAAGTGAAGATCTCAAATGAGTTAGCTCTAACATAAATTACAAAACCATTAGTTCTTAAAGTGAAAGGTACAATTTGTAACTTGGAACAGTTGAATAATCATAACTATTTGAAGGAATTCAAGGGTAGGAAGTCACTGCTACTAATAGATCTAATCAGTAGAACACCAAAgttaaaaaagattttttttttccgttcTTGCATTTTATATGTTATTGAAGAACTATATAGtttcttttttcccttttctGGAAAATTTTCAAATTACTTTTAATTGTAAAAACCACTCTCATTGTTTTAAAAAGAATgaggaggtttttttttttttaaaaaaaaaaagaaaggtccACTAGGCATTTTTGGTGCCGAGGGCTGCTTTTATAAGTTTTTCCCAAAACGAATCACAAAAGGTCCTTACAAATGTAGCCAAAAaggctaataataataataatgcaagAATTAAACTAATGACCATCTTAAGCTAACGAATTAACTAATTGAAATAAGAatttgaaactaaaaaaaaaaaagaatgagcaGCTGTTGATCAAAATAAGATCATCAGACTGCTAATGTGACTTTGCAGCTTATAAAGTCTTGCAGTTATATCTGAAAGTGCACTTGACTAAAGCTGCTGCGTTTTTTGTTGTAATCTTGCTTGCATTTGCTGAGCTTCTACATACTTGATGTTATCTTGTGAACTGCATGATGCAAAGGAGTGAAACAGCTACTCCTAAAACAACAACAATTGCTCCTCTTCCATGTACTAAGTTGTAGTTTTCCTTGTGTAGTTGGTATATCAATCCCGTCTTTATAAGAGTCAAACCATTTTCCAAATGTCGTCAATCCCACAGCAGAATGAACACCAAgtgttaataccacacactgtGAGAAAGACAACAAAGAGATCATGCAAGACCTTATATTATTTTCGATCCACCATTTTGTTGAACTTGCATAGCTGCAAATGAAAAAACCAGTAAACCAGTCCCGTTGTTAATCTGCAGCCTGCACTTGTTTCTTTTTGTGTCAACTGTATGGTCCATATCATTTCCTAAACCAGTTGGATCAATGGGATATCACCAAACCTTGCTTGAAAGATAACATAGGAGTACAACAATGCAACAAATTAGCACTGTCAAATGCAAACTGCACTGCTGCATCTCTTGTTGTCCTTCCCAGCTAAGCATAAGCAATGTGTTTCCCTTGCAGTGGTCAAGCAAAAGGTGTCCCAAATTGATGCACTACTGCCTGTAGTATGTTAAACCTGCAAAAAATAGTACCAGTGCACTGCTAACAGCTGCGATTTCTCAGACCTGCCACTGCATAATGTTCTGGGCACACCTCATGTAGTTGTATAAGCCTGTTTAGGGAAACAAGTGCTAGCAGaaaatattttcattttttttttgcaatagatatatatacacataacagTAATACAAGGAAGGGAAATTCTTACTCGAGAAGtccaaaatttttaaaaatttcaaCAGACATTCTAGGCTCTTTGtttattatttatatatgttaacaGTTTCATATTCTATTGGTCATTCAATTGTATGTAGCTCTTTTTTAAAAAATGTATGTAGGTTGAGTTCAAGAATAAAcaagaaattattgtcaaattaaAAAAGAACCGACCTAATGTAAGTACATGGACAACATCACTTTGTCGATGGTATCTTGTAAATGCATTAACCCAACCCATGGTTTGATTATTTTAGGATAAATTTGAGAGTTTTGACATGAATGATCATCGTGATCATATCTTGGAATGGATGAAAGAGTTATGGAACAAATGGAGAGGATACTTGCATGCAACCTATGTGAAGAATAAGCCAATCCAACAGGCTCTTAAAAAATTTCCAAAGCGAGTAGACAAGAAAGATTGGTAGTGGTTAATAAAAGAACATCTTACTTCAGAAAGTTTTCAGGTATGCCTAGTGATTTACTAGTCTATTTCGCCAAACCATCCGCAACATGATTCCCCTCTCTTGCACCAAATATCTTTTTTCCACTATACTTGGAAAATAACTTATGTATACTGTTTAATTTTATGTaaatcaattattattattattattattattattattattattattattattattattattattattattacatttAAGCTTAACTATTTCACAAATATAGGCAAGAAGCAACAGGAATTTAGCAAATCGAGCTAAGTTGAAGATGCCTCATCATATTGGTAGAAAGCCTATTCGAGAGGTTATTTATCAAAAGGTATTatcataaaatctatattttccTAAAGGAAATATTTATGAGGTGTTACTTGACATGTTTGTTTTTGATGTAAAGGGCGGGAAATACGGCAATCCACCAGATTTAGGGACTATTTTCTTTGAGACTCGTAAGAAAGATAACAAGCTTGTTGAACCTGAAGCAATTGAAAAACATGTATGTTTGGTACATTGAACATGTAAATTACTTGAAAGTATTATAGTTCTGATAGaaaatattcttttatatgttttgTAGTCTCAGATCAAAGAAATAGTTCAATCGGAGCCCTCTCTATCTAGTATAGAGATTGTAGAAACATTTTGTGGACCTCAAACTCATAGCCATGTATTTGGATTTGGGGGTGGAGTAAAGGCGAAAGAATTTAAAGGTGGAACTTCTTCAAAGGCTGAATTATTGTCTGCACTACATTCGACTCAAAAGGAAAACAAATCCTTGAATGAGACAAACAAGTCCTTGAATGATCGCTTGTTTGCCTTAGAAGAAGAGATGAaataaattaagaaaatgaaagaaTTATTTGCTGCTCAATGATCATTTTTCCCGCCTACGACATCGCCCATTTTTCCGAATGACCATTGATTTTGTCTGCTAACCAAGTTAGTATTACTACACtcgactttttattttatttgttgaTTTGTGTATAGCCAATTTCTATCTTACACTGATTCTAGTAGTTGCTTGACTTACATATGGTGTTTACTAGAAAGTTATGAGCCTACTCTAATTAATGTTTTGGGCAGTAGAATCCAAAATGTACTTctcaaaaacataaaagaaaaggagGGAAAATTCTAGTTAGTGGAATTATTGGAACATATTCCTGAAAAGTCCTTTTTTGGGGGGAATTAGTGGAATTCTCAAATGCTACCGTCATCATCTCCTTGTTATTGCTATGTTGTGTCAAATCATTTCCTATCGGAATAGGATCAGTAACACCAACATTATCCATAACTGTCCATATGAAATCAGAATTGCAGCACATCATCTCAAATTCTGCAAAGTTGTTGTGAAACCTTATCTTCTTTTTTAGCCTCCACACAGATTTTTGTAAAACTGCAGACTGCATATCTTATAACCAAACCTGCACACTTAAAAAACCAGTAAAAGCTTGTTGATTTTCTAGTTTCATTTGTTTCCATCTGGACCATAGTTCCAGTGAGTGCTATATCATTTCCTCTCTGAGTAGGATCAATAGCTTGTAGTATTAGATCTAATTTGAAACAGACTCGCACCAAATACTTTCCTAGATAAATAAGACCATTGATAACAATTGCAACAGTATTCCTTGATCTTCTGGTACCTGTGATCCTTGCAAAAAAGCAAACAATGTTAGTTAAAACAGTTACCATCATACTCTCCTCCCAAAGGATTGGAGCATGATGGCAACAAAGAGCTACAACACTTTTCCATTGCGCAACACCAGATCCAACTGTCATTCTCCTCCAAATAAGCATCTGGTTATTTCCAGCAATGATGCATATAAAGTACATATTGCCGGTGTTTTTACAAAAAACAGCAACCAACATCCACACTTGAGTCACAAAATCTTCTCTATAACCTTGAAATTTCTGCACCGGAGCAAAATATCATATGTGCAGCATCTCCTGCAAACACACAAGACATCTAAAGTCCACCTCATAAAGTCCATTTCCTCATTAGCAGTACAAGTATTAGTATCAAAGAAATTTTCCACTAGACTCTCATCCTTTCCACTGTAAAATGAATCAAAGAGATGAAACAAGGACAACCAGTGATGAATCAAATCATATCCTATGTGCATAAGATCAATGACACCAGAAACAACCAAATGTCCTAGAACCATATATGCTTTGTGAGTTACTATATAGAACCATCCCATTTCATTTACTAAGTAAAGAGAAACTATGGGATAGTAGAAACAAGTAACCATGATGCCAATTTGTACCAAATCATTTCCACATAGGGTAGGATATATCATTGGCACAAACTGCTGCACTTAAGTTTATGACACCAGTAGCCTTGTTATTCCATGTAAAACAAGATCCAATCAACACCATAGTGAAACTGCAACCTGCAAACCAGAAAACAAGGTTATCTGAAACAAATACAACCATCCTCTCCTCCCTAAGGACTTGAGTATGAAAGTACAACCTCCTCCACTTCGCGAAACCAGCATCTATCATCAATTTTACTTGGATTTTGTGGACTTAGTTGATGTGATAGGGCCTgtcactttttgttttgcttgtCTCATTGGTATTTGTCTTAGAACAAATTGGTCAAGCACTTTATCATCCCAACTATGATTTCTACCATgattttttgatttatttttccCCACAACTTTTTCCAGTTGTTTAGGAGATAAATCCCCTTCCCTTGCTGCATTAAAGAAATTCTGTGCAGTTGACTCCTCTTCTATGTCATTTCTAGTTTCTTCAATATCTGAACTGCAACTTGTAAATTTCTTTGGGAATTTGGAACTGAAACCTGGTTGTGCTTTTTTGGATTAACTTGAGGATCAATTTGCACCACCTGGTTCTGCTTAATTCTTGTACCTTGTGAAACCTGGTTCTGCTTTTTGGTATTCACCACCTGATTTTTCTTCTTTGTGTTTGAAGTAGAGTCAAGCTGCACACCTTGCTCACTAGCAAGTTTCTTATCAGCACTCTTGCTTTCCTGATGTGCACCAGATAGGACTGATGCAACATTTTTAACTGTTGACTGTTATTGGTTCATGATAGGTTTGACATGTGCCTTTgtcattttttgtttttcaccTCATTTCTCAAGCATACCGAATTTGTTTCAGCTTATTTGCGATTGCTGGTCATGGTTTGGGTTGTATTAAATATATTATCTTTAGTCTAAGTGGTTGATGCCTTAAATTCATGTATGCACAATTAGGAAGTGCATACAGAAGTACTGAGGATTTTTGATTAAGTCTGTTATAGCTTTACAatgcaaaataaataattttcCTGATTTAAACAATTTTGAAGAAGACTCATAGCCTTCTCTGTATGGTTTGCATTTGCTGCATCTTTAAGTTCAGAGCTcctttattcttttatatatagaTGGTGCAACTATTATCCATTTCACAATTCCTATATATTTGTGGCAGTCTCGGTTCAAAGTCTGTAACAGTGGTTTATTTCACACGAACATAGTAGTAATCTTATTCGGTTATAAAAATAGTACGCAGAACCGTGAACACTTCTAACTCTAGCTGTAAGGACTTACTGTTAAAGAAAGTGCAATTGTTGTTGTGATGATGGAAAAAGCTTTATTGAAGATAGATAAAAGAATAATTTCTACCAAATGGAAAAGTCTTATTGCTATTAAATGTTGTTGCCTTTTTATGTGTTTCCAATTTGTGATCCCTTGTTTGGTACCAGAAAGATTTCACAATCTTACTTGGTTTGCATTCTCCTTGCTTTATCAGAGATTTTAGTGGGAGTATGAAATAATTAACATCTACATTCTATGAATTTGTTTTTAGTTGGGAACATATATTAGATGAAGAATAGCAGCGAGTACTTCTATTTCTAACTTCGCCACTGTAATCTTTAGAAATTAAGAGAAGTCCGGTACCATTTTCTCTTTAAATAGGAAATGACGCCTTCAGTTCAAATACTTTGAGAATTGGGATGAAATGGCCACAAAGAGCATATAAAGGTTATGCAGAATGATAGATTAAAGTTCTTGAAGTGGTCCTCTTTGAAACTTGTATGACTATCATCTAATTAATGAAGTTTAGCAAAATAAATGCATTGAGGTTCCAATGAAAATTCTACAAGCATTTTATATGTCTGGAGATGGAAAATAAATGACTTCTAGTTTGCTCGATAGAGGAAGATGCAAGATATAGAAATATGAGACACAATTGTTGTCTTAGTTGCGTTTTTAAAATAGATTTTGGATTCTTGGTTAATGCATCCCGAAGCTtttctaattaatttttcttatacTCATGCAGGCTTGATGATGCTGTTGGATTACACCTAATGAATTTAGATTGCTTTTGGGGTAAGCGGTATGACCACTCCTAGTATAACATTTACATATATTATCTTACTAATAGTTATTCAGTCTTTTCAAAAATTTTTACTTACAGGTTTTGAAGATTAAAGTTAGAAGTCAAGATGCAAGTTTAGAAGATGCACGTGAACTCATTCCTATTTTGCTAGGAATGTTATGTAGAACTCGGTATCATATTCTAGCTCAGGTTGTTAGCAATGTTTTTTTGTTAAGGTGTCGAGCAAATATTGAAACTAACATCATGGGATGTTAACCATTTTATTGTAATTAAtataactctctctctctccctctctcattctctctccctttctctccctctctctctctctctctctctctctctctatatatatatatatatatataagttttttATATCTACATTTTTCAATAGCAATTTATATTTattgataaaattattttttttggataTCGAGCTTTAGGGACTAGATTTGGTTAGCAAGAGACCAGAAATATGGTCGTTATAAGTAATACAATAAGCTAAATAAGGATCAGCAATGCTTGTCTCTAAAGATAATCTAGGACTAGTAAAGGCTGGTCGCTAAAAAGGTTTAACGACTAGGAAATATTTATTTCCCTTGATATTAATTGTCCATTAGGGACGAGATATGTAGTCTCTAAAAGGTTTTAACGACGAGATATATACCCCGTCCCAAAAAACTTTTTGCGACTAGATTTTTTATCCCGTCGCTATTGGCCTTTAGCGGCATAGGCTATTACGACGGGTGGCGACCAGTATTTTCCCGTCGTAGTTTCCCTTTTAGGACCATATTTGGACTTTTAGGGACCAGATTTCCCTTCCTTAAAGGTCGTTTTTCTTGTAgtgaatggaatcatcatcgtcatgttcatcatagaaaacatctcatcttcagTGTCATAAGACGCttgtaagaatcatgaacttctaactctTGGATGTAataaggttatggaaacatatatggaatcataacataggaatcacgcctttagaaagaaagagactagccttaacatacctttcggtttcCTTAGCCacttaacgtttatccttccaagctcataagtctatatataaaccattcataccatTGTTAGTCTCAATGTCAtatgctcatcttaagccttcaatttaattccattcagaatctgccgaaattcggacaacatctcccctgtttatatgcctagcctgaaatcaaatccaacaaccaacaacaacaacaacaataccaacatcacaataatattatcaacaccaataggctccataaaacatcccatacgATGTTTTCtgaatttctcaactaaccaaaaCAATATCtgcaataccataatcaaagaattatattcagtttaatctcaaattaatccaaaatctcctttcaaatccattccatagtcatcatcttcactttaataatttgcaacttctcaactatgattctattcttttataggacttgctaaaccttcaaaccaacttaatcatgagaaataggatggagaacataccttacactagaagaacttcaccccactcaacttcttccaagaacaaatttatcacaacattaagtagagacaagaacatCCTTATCCATGacttagcttggggttttggagtttaatcctcttttgtgatggtatagaaagTTTTGGAATGGTTGTGAgccttcaagaatattcttgtagtggagagagaagtgtgaaaaattctagagaggtgtggagaggttaggggagttctagaggattatggagttgaagaaaaatgactaaaatgaagtgtagaggcccttttacAGGTGCCAAATTTGGATTGGGCCgggtcaaaacataagtgggcttttaagtggatTTTCCGGATTTCCGCCCAGGTTCGGGTTCCTGTgactgtccgttttaaaatgtTCATAACTCCCTGGCCCAATGttgtattgacgaacggtttgttgcattggaaaccaGACTCAACGAACttgattttaggcttttgaaacaccttaaaactcctaatataccaggatatatacccctccaaatttaacccaaaaattctgtccagaattctgccaattttcttttctaaatttttgacaaacttattttcttcgattttgtTTGATTcggaaatcttccgaaactctccatatatgatatttatcatttattatacatcataatggtcatgtcctttggtttcaaggttgttcttcccggttatgacttacgagatcataattcatcctttacttccttgttacgtacttcccatggcttgtacctttcaaaacttcatgggacgtctctgatactccattaatacgataaaagtacgtggcatgctcatgatctgaaactgcgaggtgtaacatgtacTCTTTTCCAAACACATTTAAGAACTTTTATATATCTAAAATACACACATAATCCTCATACCTAACTTCCCAAATGATTCCCACTACGAACCTACGACAACAAACATAAAATTAAACGTTAACGCACGTGAAAAAATGAGGTGTAACATACTTCcgcccttaagaacattcgtcctaaAATGTTAAACTCCTAGGGGTCTTATAAAAATTCTG from Lycium barbarum isolate Lr01 chromosome 10, ASM1917538v2, whole genome shotgun sequence includes:
- the LOC132616056 gene encoding uncharacterized protein LOC132616056 isoform X1, with product MPHHIGRKPIREVIYQKGGKYGNPPDLGTIFFETRKKDNKLVEPEAIEKHSQIKEIVQSEPSLSSIEIVETFCGPQTHSHVFGFGGGVKAKEFKGGTSSKAELLLDDAVGLHLMNLDCFWGFED
- the LOC132616056 gene encoding uncharacterized protein LOC132616056 isoform X2 — its product is MPHHIGRKPIREVIYQKGGKYGNPPDLGTIFFETRKKDNKLVEPEAIEKHSQIKEIVQSEPSLSSIEIVETFCGPQTHSHVFGFGGGVKAKEFKGGTSSKAELLLDDAVGLHLMNLDCFWGKRF
- the LOC132616056 gene encoding uncharacterized protein LOC132616056 isoform X3, which encodes MPHHIGRKPIREVIYQKGGKYGNPPDLGTIFFETRKKDNKLVEPEAIEKHIKEIVQSEPSLSSIEIVETFCGPQTHSHVFGFGGGVKAKEFKGGTSSKAELLLDDAVGLHLMNLDCFWGFED